One stretch of Pedobacter riviphilus DNA includes these proteins:
- a CDS encoding YtxH domain-containing protein encodes MGILKTAIIGAAVYAGVKYITKKDPITGQSIVDELLDKAPEWVEKAKGYTEDLKTRASNAAEDLAR; translated from the coding sequence ATGGGAATTTTAAAAACAGCAATTATTGGCGCTGCAGTTTATGCTGGCGTAAAATATATCACCAAAAAAGATCCAATTACCGGACAATCGATAGTAGATGAACTACTAGATAAAGCTCCAGAATGGGTAGAGAAAGCAAAAGGATACACTGAAGACCTGAAAACCAGGGCAAGCAATGCTGCCGAGGATTTAGCCAGATGA
- a CDS encoding SusD/RagB family nutrient-binding outer membrane lipoprotein, whose translation MKNKKLYILAILAIAFSSCNKELDEVNINPNAPEIPQPDYLLTGTTKTTADTYWGVTNNMNSSLLFAQHWAKVQYTEEDRFIFSNSSFTSLWSTGYAQSIAGFNKIIELGDAQGNPNYKGVALVLRSWVFLLLTDAYGDIPYSQAGKIKQFVTPVYDKQKDVYYGILNDLKTAQAALDPASGKVVSGDVIYSGNIALWKKFANALRLRIALRIADKEPAKAKQVIDEILAEGGTYINSKSESAQLFYSDSPQQNPVAASFETRNDYRISKTIVDKLFALNDPRLSVYASKTDNATPQTYVGIPNGSTNSEASAIGLANSSRPGTYFLAPKAPAVIFSYAELLFDRAEAAARGFTTENAADLYKQAIKASFDQYSIGGSVVDDYINQAAVQYDASNYKKSIGEQKWIALFGQGLEAWAEQRRLDYPQLTASVNTVLNGKIPVRFIYPGSEQSLNGQNYKNAVSNQGADLLTTKLWFDAF comes from the coding sequence ATGAAGAATAAAAAACTATATATACTGGCCATTCTGGCAATTGCATTTTCATCTTGTAATAAAGAGCTCGATGAGGTGAATATTAATCCGAATGCTCCAGAAATTCCACAACCCGATTATTTACTTACAGGCACCACTAAAACTACCGCCGATACGTATTGGGGGGTAACCAATAATATGAACTCGAGCTTGCTTTTTGCACAACATTGGGCTAAAGTTCAGTATACAGAAGAAGATCGGTTTATCTTTTCGAACAGTAGCTTTACCTCTTTATGGTCTACTGGCTACGCACAAAGTATTGCTGGCTTCAATAAAATTATCGAACTGGGCGATGCACAAGGCAACCCAAATTATAAAGGAGTTGCACTTGTGTTAAGGTCGTGGGTATTTTTGTTACTTACCGACGCTTATGGGGATATACCATATTCACAGGCTGGCAAAATTAAACAGTTTGTTACGCCGGTTTACGATAAACAAAAGGATGTTTATTATGGTATTCTTAATGATTTAAAGACTGCTCAGGCGGCCTTAGATCCAGCTTCAGGAAAAGTTGTAAGCGGAGATGTAATTTATAGTGGCAATATTGCTTTATGGAAAAAGTTTGCCAATGCTTTACGTCTTCGCATCGCTTTACGCATTGCAGATAAAGAGCCAGCTAAAGCTAAACAGGTAATTGATGAAATACTTGCTGAAGGTGGCACTTATATTAATAGCAAATCAGAGAGCGCACAACTGTTCTACAGTGATTCACCTCAGCAAAATCCGGTAGCAGCCTCATTTGAAACCAGGAATGATTACCGGATCAGCAAAACCATCGTGGATAAACTTTTTGCGTTAAATGATCCTAGGTTATCAGTTTATGCAAGCAAAACTGATAATGCTACACCTCAAACGTATGTAGGTATTCCGAATGGCTCAACAAATTCAGAAGCCAGTGCAATAGGTTTAGCAAATTCTTCCAGACCTGGAACTTACTTTTTAGCACCAAAAGCACCTGCAGTGATTTTTAGCTATGCCGAACTGCTTTTTGATAGGGCAGAAGCGGCAGCACGTGGCTTTACTACAGAAAATGCAGCTGACTTATATAAACAGGCCATCAAGGCATCATTTGATCAATACAGTATTGGTGGAAGTGTTGTTGATGATTATATTAATCAGGCTGCGGTACAATATGATGCAAGCAATTATAAAAAATCAATCGGTGAGCAGAAATGGATTGCCTTATTTGGGCAGGGCTTAGAAGCATGGGCAGAGCAGAGAAGGTTAGATTATCCGCAATTAACTGCATCTGTTAATACGGTATTAAATGGCAAAATTCCGGTGCGTTTTATTTATCCGGGTTCTGAACAATCATTAAACGGACAGAATTATAAAAATGCAGTAAGCAACCAGGGGGCGGATTTATTGACTACCAAACTTTGGTTTGATGCTTTTTAA
- a CDS encoding SusC/RagA family TonB-linked outer membrane protein, whose protein sequence is MLKNLKSIALIFLLLIAQKLSAQDVTVTGTVKSADGETLPGVSILIKETKQTTISDAKGAFSISAPDKGTLVFSYIGFKSQEIQINKNAGPVSVILQSSDNALDEVVVTALGISRQKKSLGYAVQELKGQDLAEAKESNLVNALAGKIAGVRVTNSQGSMGSSRVVIRGETSIAGNNQPLFVVDGIPVDNSQLNSAGARDYANTISDINPEDIESVSVLKGPNAAALYGSRAAAGVILIKTKTGKSKKGLGIAINSNAVLETLLTLPVYQNAFGQGSEGKFSYVDGAGKGINDGVDESWGPKLDGRLIPQFFSKGVAVPFVAHPDNVRDFFQTGYSLNNGVSVADAGEKYDYRISYNNLKQVGIVPNSGQGKNSFVLNTSLKITPKLTLTANANYSKLNSDNLPGTGGSRSTSTMLQFTWFGRQVDINQLKNYLDENGKTFNWNNSYYSNPYWVAYENTVSQNRSRIIGSLALNYKIIDGLDFNFRSGTDYYNDRRKVRIAYGTNGTPFGSYTESAFTVSENNTDATLNFNKQLNDDFSLELLGGGNIRRQYIEQNDQSAPKLAIAGLYTLKNSRDPLISSNNLSRLKSYSVYASGQIGFRNYLFANITARNDWSSTLPAQNRSYFYPSFNGSFVATEAFDIKSEALNYLKIRGGWSKVGKDADPYRLINTYAFSAPFNANPQLTTSNIDLNPNLKPETTTSTELGVEAVFFNKRLRFDLSAYNTNSYNQILAADVSQSTGFSSKLLNAGKINNKGIEAQLGITPIKKQFTWDIDFNFAANRSRVIELDAEKLLTNYIVATNSAQVIATVGQPYGSLFGTAFLRDGNGNIIVNATGAPATNPTKQVLGKYTPDWIGGVYNTFTYKGISLGVLVDASFGGSIYNGTYATGTYTGVLASTLPGRAAEYGGISYYYPDNKKENGTVRVNGAAPAGVTVYDDGIVFDGVTTDGKRNEKVLPAQQYYKSFRNIDEANIFDASYVKLREVKLSYNLPAKWIRPLSLQGVSVSLVGRNLWIIHRNTVDIDPEVAFNTGNGQGLESLSNPSTRSYGINLNVKF, encoded by the coding sequence ATGCTTAAAAATTTAAAATCAATAGCGCTTATCTTTTTGCTCCTCATAGCACAAAAGCTTTCCGCTCAAGATGTCACGGTTACCGGAACGGTAAAGTCGGCAGATGGTGAAACACTCCCAGGTGTTTCCATATTAATAAAAGAAACCAAACAAACCACCATTTCTGATGCAAAAGGAGCTTTCTCTATTAGTGCACCAGATAAGGGCACCTTGGTATTTTCTTATATCGGTTTTAAGAGTCAGGAAATACAAATCAATAAAAATGCAGGCCCAGTTTCGGTCATTCTTCAATCAAGCGATAATGCGTTGGATGAGGTAGTGGTTACGGCATTGGGTATTTCGCGACAGAAAAAATCGCTAGGTTATGCTGTTCAGGAATTAAAAGGACAGGATTTGGCTGAAGCTAAAGAATCCAACCTGGTAAATGCACTGGCCGGAAAAATAGCTGGTGTACGGGTAACCAACAGCCAGGGGAGTATGGGGTCATCACGAGTGGTTATTAGGGGAGAAACTTCCATTGCAGGAAATAACCAGCCATTATTTGTAGTTGATGGGATTCCGGTAGATAACTCTCAGTTAAATTCGGCTGGGGCAAGAGATTATGCCAATACCATTTCAGATATCAATCCGGAAGATATAGAATCGGTGAGTGTGTTGAAAGGACCAAATGCCGCGGCGCTATATGGCTCGAGGGCTGCAGCAGGCGTTATACTCATTAAAACCAAAACGGGTAAATCGAAAAAAGGATTAGGCATTGCCATCAATTCGAATGCTGTTTTAGAAACTTTACTCACCCTGCCTGTTTATCAAAATGCTTTCGGTCAGGGATCTGAAGGCAAGTTTAGTTACGTAGACGGTGCAGGTAAAGGCATTAACGATGGCGTAGATGAAAGCTGGGGACCTAAATTGGATGGTAGACTAATTCCACAATTTTTTTCGAAGGGAGTAGCCGTTCCTTTTGTGGCACATCCCGATAATGTGCGCGATTTCTTTCAAACAGGATATTCATTGAACAATGGGGTATCGGTTGCAGATGCCGGTGAAAAATATGATTACCGGATATCATATAATAACCTAAAACAGGTGGGGATCGTACCTAACTCTGGTCAGGGCAAAAATTCGTTTGTGCTCAATACATCATTAAAAATAACACCGAAGTTAACCTTAACTGCCAATGCAAATTATAGCAAACTTAACTCTGATAATTTACCTGGAACAGGCGGTTCGAGATCAACCAGTACGATGTTGCAGTTTACCTGGTTCGGCCGCCAGGTTGATATTAACCAATTGAAAAACTATTTGGACGAAAATGGAAAAACGTTTAACTGGAACAACAGCTATTACAGCAATCCTTATTGGGTAGCATACGAAAATACAGTATCGCAAAACCGTAGCCGGATTATTGGAAGTTTAGCCCTTAACTATAAGATTATTGATGGACTTGATTTCAATTTCAGATCAGGGACCGATTATTACAACGATAGACGTAAAGTGAGGATTGCCTATGGTACCAATGGAACGCCTTTCGGCTCTTATACTGAGAGTGCCTTTACCGTAAGTGAAAATAATACAGACGCGACATTAAACTTTAACAAACAGTTGAATGATGATTTTAGCCTCGAATTGTTAGGTGGTGGGAACATACGCAGGCAATATATTGAGCAGAACGATCAAAGTGCACCTAAACTGGCCATCGCCGGACTTTATACCCTTAAAAACTCTCGTGATCCGCTAATTTCATCAAATAATTTATCAAGATTAAAATCTTACAGTGTTTATGCCTCTGGACAGATTGGCTTCAGAAATTACCTTTTTGCCAACATTACGGCCCGTAACGATTGGTCATCTACCTTGCCCGCACAGAACAGGTCTTATTTTTACCCATCATTTAACGGAAGTTTTGTAGCAACCGAAGCGTTCGATATTAAAAGCGAAGCTCTTAACTATTTAAAAATACGCGGAGGTTGGTCTAAAGTTGGTAAAGATGCAGATCCTTACCGTTTGATTAATACTTATGCATTTAGTGCGCCGTTTAATGCAAACCCTCAACTTACCACAAGTAATATCGATCTTAATCCTAACCTTAAACCAGAAACTACCACTTCAACAGAACTGGGTGTTGAGGCTGTTTTCTTTAACAAAAGGTTACGTTTCGATTTAAGTGCATACAATACCAATAGTTACAATCAGATTTTGGCAGCCGATGTAAGTCAAAGTACCGGATTTAGCTCAAAACTGCTTAATGCCGGAAAAATAAACAACAAAGGCATAGAAGCACAGTTGGGCATTACACCAATTAAAAAACAGTTTACCTGGGATATTGATTTTAATTTCGCTGCAAACAGGAGTAGGGTAATTGAACTCGATGCGGAGAAATTATTAACAAATTACATTGTCGCTACCAATTCAGCACAGGTGATTGCTACCGTTGGACAACCTTATGGATCGCTTTTCGGAACGGCCTTTTTAAGAGACGGAAATGGAAATATTATTGTAAACGCCACAGGAGCACCAGCTACAAACCCAACCAAACAGGTTTTGGGAAAATATACACCAGATTGGATTGGCGGGGTGTACAATACCTTCACCTATAAAGGTATAAGTTTAGGCGTATTGGTTGATGCAAGTTTTGGTGGTTCTATTTATAATGGCACCTATGCAACAGGTACTTATACCGGAGTTTTAGCCTCTACACTGCCAGGAAGAGCAGCAGAATATGGTGGTATTTCTTACTATTATCCAGATAATAAAAAGGAAAATGGCACCGTAAGGGTAAACGGAGCTGCTCCGGCAGGTGTAACGGTTTATGATGACGGGATTGTTTTTGATGGCGTAACTACCGATGGTAAACGTAATGAAAAAGTGTTACCTGCTCAACAATATTATAAATCGTTTAGGAATATCGATGAAGCAAATATATTCGATGCCTCTTACGTTAAGCTTCGTGAAGTTAAGCTTAGTTACAATTTGCCGGCAAAGTGGATCCGTCCGCTAAGTTTGCAAGGGGTTTCTGTATCACTTGTTGGCCGTAACCTTTGGATTATCCACCGCAATACGGTAGATATTGATCCGGAAGTAGCCTTTAATACTGGCAACGGACAGGGGTTGGAAAGTCTTTCTAACCCGAGCACACGCAGCTACGGTATCAACCTGAATGTTAAATTTTAA